A window of Rubricoccus marinus contains these coding sequences:
- a CDS encoding Lrp/AsnC family transcriptional regulator, translating into MERLDETDATILRLLQTRGRIKRTEIAEAVGLSIPSVSERMRKLEERGVVTGYHAILDAKRLGRDITAFVRVRSASSEHYAEFIQAVTDMDEVQELHSVTGGGSHLLKVRVANTASLEALLGSLQALPGVRGTETSLVLSTLKETSYLHAAPMTLVPTD; encoded by the coding sequence GTGGAACGACTCGACGAAACCGACGCGACCATTCTCCGCCTTCTTCAGACGCGAGGCCGCATCAAGCGGACCGAGATCGCCGAGGCGGTGGGGCTCTCCATCCCGAGCGTTAGCGAGCGGATGCGGAAGCTTGAGGAGCGCGGCGTCGTCACGGGCTACCACGCGATCCTGGACGCCAAACGACTCGGGCGCGACATCACAGCGTTTGTCCGCGTCCGCTCCGCCAGCTCCGAGCACTACGCCGAGTTCATCCAGGCCGTGACCGACATGGACGAGGTCCAAGAGCTGCATTCCGTCACGGGAGGCGGCTCGCACCTCCTCAAGGTCCGCGTCGCCAACACGGCCTCGCTCGAAGCGCTCCTCGGCTCGCTCCAGGCGCTCCCGGGCGTTCGGGGGACCGAGACCAGCCTCGTGCTCTCCACCCTTAAAGAGACGAGCTACCTCCACGCCGCGCCCATGACGCTCGTCCCCACCGACTAG
- the recG gene encoding ATP-dependent DNA helicase RecG — translation MTHAVRGASIVSHMASGDPNPTVLDTDIQELPGVGERRAEPLRKAGISTFRDLLRHYPRRYLDRSTVTPIRQIVEGGTEAIMVVGTVTGKSQVGQGRKVRFELKVTDESGGTLKAVWFRGGHYIGRQFRNGDRLALHGKVEKYGSTFSMAHPDFDKLDDAKAALDTGRIIPLYPGTAALEKVGLTSRAFRRLIYGLFKEHGLAIPEVLPESVRQRHDLIAGNVALRAVHFPKSRDELGRAVRRLKFEEFFFLQLLLALTKGRQKREPGTTLAGMGPLARRFVEDVLPFEMTGAQKKALRHIAQDTASGAQMSRLVQGDVGSGKTVVGVAAMLMAVDAGFQAAFMAPTEILTEQHYANIKSYLEPLDLNVQLLIGGQRKKLREEILESVAGGEADVVVGTHAIIEDTVAFKNLGLAVVDEQHRFGVMQRASMFRKGLRPHMLMMTATPIPRSLAMTVYGDLDVTVMDELPAGRKPIDTRLYTEKRREDMYAFLKEQLREGQQAYVVYPLVEESEKLDLKDAETGASELMERFRPYKVDLVHGRMLAYEKDEAMERFKGGETDILVATTVIEVGVDVPNATVMVIEHAERFGLSQLHQLRGRVGRGGDQSYCFLMADYKQTAESKERLQAMVETTDGFVISETDLRIRGAGDFFGTRQSGLPDLKIGDVVRDQEILGEAREAAFALVESDPELRAPEVASAREHFARTAPKSLGFARVG, via the coding sequence GTGACGCACGCTGTCAGGGGGGCGTCGATAGTTTCCCATATGGCCTCTGGCGACCCGAACCCCACCGTCCTCGACACCGACATCCAGGAGCTCCCCGGCGTGGGCGAGCGCCGCGCCGAGCCGCTGCGCAAGGCGGGGATCTCGACGTTCCGCGACCTCCTGCGGCACTACCCGCGGCGGTACCTGGACCGGAGCACGGTGACGCCCATCCGCCAGATCGTCGAGGGCGGGACCGAGGCCATCATGGTGGTTGGGACCGTTACCGGCAAGAGTCAGGTCGGCCAGGGCCGCAAGGTGCGCTTCGAGCTCAAGGTGACCGACGAGAGCGGCGGCACGCTCAAAGCCGTGTGGTTCCGCGGCGGGCACTACATCGGCCGGCAGTTCCGCAACGGCGACCGCCTCGCGCTGCACGGCAAGGTCGAGAAGTACGGCTCGACGTTCTCGATGGCGCACCCCGACTTCGACAAGCTGGACGACGCCAAGGCGGCGCTCGACACGGGCCGCATCATCCCGCTCTACCCGGGGACTGCCGCGCTCGAAAAGGTCGGCCTCACGAGCCGCGCGTTTCGGCGCCTCATCTATGGCCTGTTTAAAGAGCACGGCTTGGCCATTCCCGAGGTGCTCCCCGAGTCGGTCCGCCAGAGGCACGATCTCATCGCGGGCAACGTCGCGCTCCGCGCCGTGCACTTCCCCAAGTCCCGCGACGAGCTGGGCCGCGCCGTACGCCGCCTCAAGTTCGAGGAGTTCTTTTTCCTCCAGCTCCTCCTCGCGCTCACCAAAGGCCGCCAGAAGCGCGAGCCGGGCACGACGCTCGCGGGCATGGGGCCTCTGGCGCGGCGGTTCGTGGAGGACGTGCTGCCGTTCGAGATGACGGGCGCGCAGAAAAAGGCGCTGCGCCACATCGCGCAGGACACGGCCTCTGGCGCGCAGATGAGCCGGCTCGTGCAGGGGGACGTGGGCAGCGGCAAGACCGTTGTCGGCGTGGCCGCGATGCTCATGGCCGTGGACGCCGGCTTCCAGGCCGCGTTTATGGCGCCGACCGAGATCCTGACCGAGCAGCACTACGCGAACATCAAGAGCTATCTGGAGCCTCTGGACCTCAACGTGCAGCTCCTCATCGGCGGGCAGCGCAAAAAGCTGCGCGAGGAGATCCTGGAGAGCGTGGCCGGGGGCGAGGCCGACGTGGTCGTGGGGACGCACGCCATCATCGAGGACACCGTCGCGTTCAAAAACCTCGGGCTGGCCGTCGTGGACGAGCAGCACCGCTTTGGCGTGATGCAGCGCGCGAGCATGTTCCGCAAGGGGCTCCGCCCGCACATGCTCATGATGACCGCGACGCCTATCCCCCGCTCGCTCGCGATGACGGTCTACGGCGACCTGGACGTGACAGTCATGGACGAGCTTCCCGCCGGCCGCAAGCCCATCGACACGCGGCTGTACACGGAGAAGCGGCGCGAGGACATGTACGCCTTTCTCAAGGAGCAGCTACGCGAAGGGCAACAGGCCTACGTCGTGTATCCGCTCGTGGAGGAGAGCGAAAAGCTGGACCTCAAAGACGCCGAGACGGGCGCGTCCGAACTCATGGAGCGCTTCCGTCCGTATAAAGTGGACCTCGTCCACGGCCGGATGCTGGCCTACGAGAAGGACGAGGCCATGGAGCGTTTCAAGGGTGGCGAGACCGACATCCTCGTCGCCACGACCGTGATCGAGGTCGGCGTGGACGTGCCCAACGCGACGGTCATGGTGATTGAGCACGCCGAGCGGTTCGGGCTCTCGCAGTTGCACCAGCTCCGTGGCCGCGTTGGCCGTGGCGGCGACCAGTCGTACTGCTTCCTCATGGCCGACTACAAGCAGACCGCCGAGAGCAAGGAGCGTTTGCAGGCGATGGTGGAGACGACCGACGGCTTCGTGATCTCGGAAACCGACCTCCGCATCCGTGGCGCAGGCGACTTTTTCGGGACGCGCCAGTCCGGTTTGCCCGACCTCAAGATCGGCGACGTGGTGCGCGACCAGGAGATCCTCGGCGAGGCGCGAGAGGCCGCCTTCGCGCTCGTCGAATCGGACCCCGAGCTCCGCGCGCCAGAGGTGGCGAGCGCACGCGAGCACTTCGCGCGGACAGCGCCGAAATCACTCGGCTTCGCGCGCGTGGGATAG
- a CDS encoding Sb-PDE family phosphodiesterase has product MLRPLALALLLACAAAPEAQDRQILFPDVPGLHTMVVDLHTHTVFSDGDVWPTIRVQEARRDGLDALAITDHLELLKRAPDVPGLDRNRSAEIALEASANGVSPLLVIRGAEITREQPYGHANAVFIEDANALLLDSARDVFAEARRQGAFTFITHPAWTTQRKDAIARLTDEQRQLVADSLVQGIEVVNDQTYSDEALQLALDFGLAILGTSDLHGVADWTFHEASGGHRPVTLVLAPERSASGLRAGLDAGRTVALFKQTLIGRERDVLPLLWATLGIGRTFYNNGGISVLNVELVNRSTTPLLLENRSAYALHNGIGVITVPAEGSVVVRFKTLERVLSVPISFAVLNAVTAPGEHPVLSMEVGPGMNR; this is encoded by the coding sequence ATGCTCCGTCCCCTCGCCCTCGCGCTTCTCCTCGCGTGCGCCGCCGCGCCAGAGGCTCAGGACCGTCAGATCCTCTTCCCGGACGTGCCGGGGCTCCACACGATGGTGGTGGACCTCCATACGCACACCGTCTTTTCCGACGGCGACGTGTGGCCGACGATCCGAGTGCAAGAGGCTCGGCGTGACGGGTTGGACGCCCTCGCCATCACCGATCACCTGGAGTTGCTCAAGCGCGCGCCCGATGTCCCGGGCCTGGACCGGAACCGCTCGGCCGAGATCGCCCTTGAGGCGAGCGCGAACGGCGTAAGCCCCTTGCTGGTCATCCGGGGCGCGGAGATCACGCGCGAGCAGCCGTACGGGCACGCCAACGCGGTGTTCATCGAGGACGCCAACGCTCTGTTGCTGGACAGCGCGCGCGACGTGTTCGCAGAGGCCCGGCGGCAGGGCGCGTTCACGTTTATCACGCACCCCGCCTGGACGACGCAGCGGAAAGACGCCATCGCGCGCCTGACCGACGAGCAGCGCCAGCTCGTCGCCGACAGCCTCGTGCAGGGGATCGAAGTCGTCAATGACCAGACGTACTCCGACGAGGCGCTCCAGCTGGCCCTCGACTTCGGCCTCGCCATACTTGGCACGTCGGACCTCCACGGCGTCGCGGACTGGACGTTTCACGAGGCCTCTGGCGGCCACCGGCCGGTCACGCTCGTGCTCGCGCCCGAGCGCAGCGCCAGCGGCCTCCGGGCGGGGCTGGACGCGGGCCGGACCGTTGCCTTGTTCAAGCAGACGCTGATCGGCCGGGAGCGCGATGTGCTCCCCCTGCTCTGGGCGACGCTCGGTATCGGGCGCACCTTCTACAACAACGGCGGGATTTCGGTCTTGAACGTCGAGCTCGTCAACCGCTCCACTACCCCTCTCCTTCTAGAGAACCGCAGCGCCTACGCCCTCCACAACGGGATCGGCGTCATCACCGTCCCCGCCGAGGGCTCGGTCGTCGTCCGGTTCAAGACGCTTGAGCGCGTCCTCTCGGTCCCGATCTCGTTTGCCGTGCTCAACGCGGTAACGGCGCCCGGCGAGCACCCCGTTCTCAGCATGGAGGTAGGGCCGGGCATGAACCGGTAA
- a CDS encoding glutamine synthetase III produces the protein MPATLSRSRSHPQGSTFVNGHSSSGDVEAIFGSNTFGLAEMKSRLPKAVYKRLMATIEKGEPFDETVADAVALAMKEWAVERGATHYTHWFQPLTGRTAEKHDSFITPNAGGGAVAEFSGKALVQGEPDASSFPGGGLRATFEARGYTAYDPTSPAFLVEHNGSATLCIPTAFASWTGEALDHKIPLLRSMEALNAQARRALDLFDEKVGRVYATCGSEQEFFLVDESFYLDRPDLVTAGRTLIGAAPPRGQEMDDHYFGSIPERVMAFMNAVETELYRLGVPVSTRHNEVAPGQYEFAPIFENANIAADHQQLMMMTLQRMAPRFGLACLLHEKPFAGVNGSGKHVNWSMSTDTGLNLLEPGDTPHSNTLFLFFCAAVIQAVHTHQDLLRASIATAANDHRLGANEAPPAIISIFLGDQLTDVFEQILDAGTATESKSSGLLGLGSPVLPTLPRHAGDRNRTSPFAFTGNKFEFRAVGSSQSVSFPLVVLNTIAAEAISDMVDRMEAKMGKKSSKKALMSAAQEVIAETIREHKAIVFNGDGYAQAWQDEAAERGLLNLKTTPEALGTLTDEKNVAVFERFGVLSERELESRKEILIEQYATTINIEAATTGTMLRTLVLPAAIRYLGELGEASGAIDGMGLDASGTRDTAGRVVTEVNALTKALKGLDKALEAAHKAKDEAAAMESKVVPAMAKARTSCDEIEKAVPADLWPMPTYREMLFIK, from the coding sequence ATGCCTGCCACCTTGTCCCGCTCCCGCTCCCACCCGCAAGGGTCGACGTTCGTCAACGGCCACTCGTCGTCTGGGGACGTCGAGGCCATTTTCGGCTCCAACACGTTCGGCCTCGCCGAGATGAAGTCCCGCCTTCCCAAGGCGGTCTACAAGCGCCTCATGGCGACCATCGAGAAGGGCGAGCCCTTTGACGAGACCGTGGCGGACGCCGTCGCGCTCGCGATGAAGGAGTGGGCCGTGGAGCGCGGCGCGACGCACTACACGCACTGGTTCCAGCCGCTGACCGGCCGCACGGCCGAAAAGCACGACTCGTTTATCACGCCCAACGCTGGCGGTGGCGCCGTTGCCGAGTTCTCGGGCAAGGCCCTCGTCCAGGGCGAGCCCGACGCGTCCTCGTTCCCGGGCGGCGGCCTCCGAGCCACGTTCGAGGCCCGTGGCTACACGGCCTACGACCCCACGAGCCCGGCATTCCTCGTCGAGCACAATGGCTCGGCCACGCTCTGCATCCCGACGGCTTTCGCGAGCTGGACGGGCGAGGCGCTGGACCACAAGATCCCGCTCCTTCGCAGCATGGAGGCGCTCAACGCCCAGGCGCGCCGCGCGCTCGACCTCTTCGACGAGAAGGTGGGCCGCGTCTACGCGACGTGTGGAAGCGAGCAGGAGTTCTTCCTCGTAGATGAAAGCTTCTACCTGGACCGCCCGGACCTCGTCACGGCCGGTCGGACCCTGATCGGCGCTGCGCCACCGCGCGGTCAGGAGATGGACGACCACTACTTCGGCTCCATCCCCGAGCGCGTGATGGCGTTCATGAACGCCGTCGAGACCGAGCTATACCGCCTCGGCGTGCCCGTCTCCACGCGGCACAACGAGGTGGCACCCGGTCAGTACGAGTTCGCGCCCATCTTCGAGAACGCGAACATCGCCGCCGACCACCAGCAGCTCATGATGATGACGCTGCAGCGGATGGCGCCGCGCTTCGGCCTCGCCTGCCTGCTCCATGAGAAGCCATTTGCAGGCGTCAATGGGTCCGGCAAGCACGTCAACTGGTCCATGTCCACCGATACGGGCCTAAACCTCCTGGAGCCCGGCGACACGCCGCACTCCAACACGCTTTTCCTGTTCTTCTGTGCCGCGGTGATCCAGGCGGTCCACACGCACCAGGACCTCTTGCGCGCGAGCATCGCGACCGCGGCCAACGACCACCGCCTGGGTGCTAACGAGGCGCCCCCGGCCATTATCTCGATCTTCCTCGGCGACCAGCTGACGGACGTATTCGAGCAGATCCTCGACGCCGGCACGGCGACCGAGAGCAAGAGCTCCGGCCTTCTCGGCTTGGGCTCGCCGGTCCTGCCCACGCTTCCGCGCCACGCTGGCGACCGCAACCGCACGAGCCCGTTCGCCTTTACCGGCAACAAGTTCGAGTTCCGCGCCGTCGGCTCCAGCCAGTCGGTGAGCTTCCCACTCGTGGTCCTCAACACGATCGCGGCTGAGGCCATCTCCGACATGGTGGACCGGATGGAGGCGAAGATGGGCAAGAAGTCCTCCAAGAAGGCACTCATGAGCGCCGCCCAGGAGGTCATCGCCGAGACCATCCGCGAGCACAAGGCCATCGTCTTCAACGGCGACGGCTACGCGCAGGCGTGGCAGGACGAGGCCGCCGAGCGCGGGCTCCTCAACCTCAAGACCACGCCAGAGGCCCTCGGCACGCTTACCGACGAGAAGAACGTCGCCGTGTTCGAGCGCTTCGGGGTGCTCAGCGAGCGCGAACTGGAGTCCCGCAAAGAGATCCTGATCGAGCAGTACGCGACGACGATCAACATCGAGGCCGCCACGACCGGCACGATGCTCCGCACCCTCGTTCTCCCAGCTGCGATCCGCTACCTCGGCGAACTCGGCGAGGCCTCTGGCGCCATCGACGGCATGGGACTGGACGCCAGCGGCACGCGGGACACCGCCGGGCGCGTGGTGACCGAAGTGAACGCGCTCACCAAGGCTCTCAAGGGCTTGGACAAAGCGCTCGAAGCCGCACACAAGGCCAAGGACGAGGCCGCCGCGATGGAGAGCAAAGTGGTCCCTGCGATGGCCAAAGCCCGCACCTCGTGCGACGAGATCGAGAAGGCGGTCCCGG
- the aroF gene encoding 3-deoxy-7-phosphoheptulonate synthase, with protein sequence MSDALRSLRDALDATDRRLIAALAERQDLVRDVADLKAENDALPLQDAQREQSLLARVHALAEEAGVDGYFASQLYREILRHSVRFQSAHASGEAAGLRISYQGVPGCYSHSAARHHFAAMDGVTYEGATTFGGALEALTSGRADRALLPVENTTAGPISGVYDLLVAPGLHLVGEEILKVEHCLMAPQPVEVEQIQRIGSHPQAIRQCSLFLDGLSARVEAEDDTAGAARLVAESGDPTRAAIAGEDAAERYGLHIIKRNIANRKDNFTRFLIVAREPLAHDARLPHKTSLVLSTNHETGALARVLQVFADAEINLTKLESRPSPTTPFQSLFYADIEGDARTPEVAAAVEAARAHTQSLRVLGSYPVFHAGRDRTATPEAAPVASRAPATRGTASVKARRAKLVDRGDRPDTVVQIGDVRIGGDEPPVLIAGPCSVESREQIFESARGVREAGGVMLRGGCFKPRTLPYDFQGLGFEGLTMMHEAGRANGLPIVTEVLHPRDVEAVAREADVLQIGARNMQNFELLKEVGRTQTAVLLKRGMSSSIDEWLAAAEYVLAGGNERVILCERGIRTFETATRNTLDLSAVVVARERTHLPVIVDPSHAAGARRWVPALCRAALAAGAHGLIVEAHPDPDQALSDGPQSLTLEALAELGREVLSPVAA encoded by the coding sequence ATGTCCGACGCCCTCCGATCCCTCCGCGACGCCCTCGACGCCACCGACCGGCGGCTGATCGCCGCCCTCGCCGAACGGCAAGACCTCGTCCGCGACGTGGCCGACCTCAAAGCCGAGAACGACGCGCTCCCGCTGCAAGACGCCCAGCGCGAGCAGTCGCTTCTGGCGCGCGTCCACGCGCTCGCGGAAGAGGCCGGCGTGGACGGCTACTTCGCGAGCCAGCTCTACCGCGAGATCCTGCGCCACTCGGTCCGTTTCCAGTCCGCCCACGCCTCTGGCGAGGCGGCGGGCTTGCGGATCTCCTACCAGGGCGTGCCGGGCTGCTACAGCCACTCCGCCGCGCGGCACCACTTTGCCGCGATGGACGGCGTGACGTACGAGGGCGCGACAACCTTTGGCGGCGCGCTGGAGGCGCTGACCTCTGGCCGGGCCGACCGCGCGCTCCTGCCGGTCGAGAACACGACCGCCGGACCGATCTCGGGCGTGTACGACCTGCTCGTAGCGCCCGGCCTGCACCTCGTGGGGGAGGAGATCCTGAAGGTGGAGCACTGCCTGATGGCGCCGCAGCCGGTCGAGGTGGAGCAGATCCAGCGCATCGGCTCACACCCGCAGGCGATCCGCCAGTGCAGCCTGTTCCTGGACGGGCTCTCGGCCCGCGTCGAGGCCGAGGACGACACCGCCGGCGCGGCCCGGCTCGTGGCCGAGTCCGGCGATCCGACGCGCGCCGCGATCGCAGGCGAGGACGCCGCGGAGCGCTACGGGCTCCACATCATCAAGCGCAACATCGCGAACCGGAAAGACAACTTCACGCGCTTCCTCATCGTCGCGCGGGAGCCTCTGGCGCACGATGCGCGGCTGCCGCACAAAACCTCGCTCGTGCTCTCCACGAATCACGAGACCGGCGCGCTCGCGCGGGTCCTGCAGGTGTTCGCCGATGCCGAGATCAACCTGACCAAGCTCGAAAGCCGCCCCTCTCCCACGACGCCGTTCCAGAGCCTGTTCTACGCCGACATCGAGGGCGACGCGCGAACGCCAGAGGTCGCCGCCGCGGTTGAGGCCGCGCGCGCCCACACGCAGTCGCTCCGCGTGCTCGGCTCGTACCCCGTCTTCCACGCCGGGCGCGACCGCACGGCGACGCCAGAGGCTGCGCCCGTCGCCTCTCGCGCCCCGGCCACGCGCGGCACGGCCAGCGTCAAGGCCCGCCGCGCCAAGCTCGTCGACCGCGGCGACCGGCCGGATACGGTCGTGCAGATCGGTGACGTGCGCATCGGCGGCGACGAGCCGCCTGTCCTGATCGCCGGGCCGTGCTCGGTCGAGAGCCGCGAGCAGATCTTCGAGTCCGCCAGAGGCGTCCGCGAGGCGGGAGGCGTCATGCTCCGCGGCGGGTGCTTCAAGCCGCGCACGCTGCCGTACGATTTCCAGGGGCTCGGCTTCGAGGGACTGACGATGATGCACGAGGCCGGCCGCGCCAACGGCCTCCCCATCGTGACCGAGGTGCTGCACCCGCGCGACGTGGAGGCCGTCGCGCGAGAGGCCGACGTGCTCCAGATCGGCGCGCGCAACATGCAGAACTTCGAGCTGCTCAAAGAGGTCGGGCGCACGCAAACGGCAGTTCTGCTCAAGCGCGGCATGTCGTCCTCTATCGACGAGTGGCTGGCGGCGGCGGAGTACGTCCTCGCGGGCGGCAACGAGCGCGTGATCCTGTGCGAGCGCGGCATCCGCACGTTCGAGACGGCGACGCGCAACACGCTGGACCTCTCGGCGGTGGTCGTCGCACGAGAGCGGACGCACCTGCCCGTCATCGTGGACCCCAGCCACGCCGCTGGCGCCCGCCGGTGGGTCCCCGCGCTGTGCCGCGCGGCCTTGGCCGCTGGCGCGCACGGCCTCATCGTGGAGGCGCACCCGGACCCGGATCAGGCGCTCTCGGACGGGCCGCAGTCGCTCACGCTGGAGGCGCTGGCGGAGTTGGGGCGGGAGGTCTTGAGCCCGGTCGCGGCCTGA